The Halovivax ruber XH-70 genome includes the window TCACCACTCGGTAACCGCTCGACTGCAGAGAAGACCGCCGTCTCGGAGGCTGCGACGCGTGCATTCAATCCGCTTCGGGACGCGGATCGTTCTGCATCGTGATCTGGCCCGCCGCGCGCATGACGCCGTCGACGACGGTGTCACTCCCGAGTTCGAGTTCGCCACAGGAGATGTCACCGAGGACTCTCACTCCCTCGTCGAGTGTGATCGAGCCGTCTCGAGTCGTCACGTCACCGTGGACGATCGTGTTCCGGTCGATTTGGATGTCACCCCTGGCACGAAGACTCCCGTAGAGTTCCGTCTCGCTGCCGACGTCGATCGATTCGGCTCGAATGTTGCCGTGTAAGCGACAGTCGTCGCCGATCCGTGCAGGCGTCGAAACCCGCCAGGCGTCGTCGCTGACGGTCCCGTTCGCCGGGACGACGAGCGGTTCCGCCTCCGGGTCGTCCGCAGCGTCCTCGTCGATCAGTTCGTCGATCAATCGCTGGGCGGCGTCCTCGTCACCGACCACGAGCAGGTGTTTGAGGTAGACGAACAGGAACACGATCGTCGGCATCGGGTTCCGGATGACGATCCAGCCGTTGGCTTCGAATCCCTCCTCGATGTCGACGTCATCGCCGATGTCTAAGTCCCCCGCGACCATGAGTTCGCCGCCGATGTGGACGCGCTCACCGAGGTAGGCGTCCCCGCCGACGAGCACGCTCTCGGCGACGTCGCTCCACATGTCCAGGCGGCAATCGCCGTCCGCTTCGATGGCGCCACCGAATCTGACTCCCTCGCTCGCGACGACGTTTCGGCCACGGACGCCGAACTCGACCGACGACCGCGTCCCGAGGAGGACGTCCCCGTCGGTGACCAGGTCGCGTTCCTGGGCTTCGGTTCCATCTGGAACGACGAGTTCGTCGAGTGGCGCTCCGTGTCCCGGCACAACCGAAACCCGCGTGCCGAACCCTAATAAACGGCCGTCAGACGGGCGGCAGACGAGAACTGGGACCCAGTCGACTCGTTTTTGTGCCGACCGTGCGTAGCGCCA containing:
- a CDS encoding acyltransferase — its product is MPGHGAPLDELVVPDGTEAQERDLVTDGDVLLGTRSSVEFGVRGRNVVASEGVRFGGAIEADGDCRLDMWSDVAESVLVGGDAYLGERVHIGGELMVAGDLDIGDDVDIEEGFEANGWIVIRNPMPTIVFLFVYLKHLLVVGDEDAAQRLIDELIDEDAADDPEAEPLVVPANGTVSDDAWRVSTPARIGDDCRLHGNIRAESIDVGSETELYGSLRARGDIQIDRNTIVHGDVTTRDGSITLDEGVRVLGDISCGELELGSDTVVDGVMRAAGQITMQNDPRPEAD